In one window of Lynx canadensis isolate LIC74 chromosome A3, mLynCan4.pri.v2, whole genome shotgun sequence DNA:
- the TTC32 gene encoding tetratricopeptide repeat protein 32 isoform X2: protein MAIGHDCVVPRELELQAGFSSLLSMSSLPCCKCSPEDLATAYNNRGQIKYLRVDFYEAMDDYTSAIRVQPTFEVPYYNRGLILYRLGYFDDALEDFKKVLDLNPGFQDATLSLKQTILDKEEKQRRINEKNY from the exons ATGGCGATTGGACACGACTGCGTAGTGCCACGCGA ACTGGAACTTCAGGCTGGCTTTTCCTCCTTGCTCAGCATGTCGTCTTTGCCCTGCTG CAAATGCAGCCCCGAGGATTTGGCTACTGCGTATAACAACAGGGGGCAAATCAAGTACTTGAGGGTTGATTTTTATGAAGCCATGGATGACTACACATCTGCCATACGAGTCCAGCCCACGTTCGAAGTTCCGTATTACAACAGAGGGTTGATATTGTATAGGCTGG GATACTTTGATGATGCTTTGGAAGATTTCAAGAAGGTATTAGACTTAAATCCTGGATTCCAAGATGCTACTTTGAGCTTAAAACAGACTATtctagacaaagaagaaaaacaaagaagaattaatgaaaaaaattattga
- the TTC32 gene encoding tetratricopeptide repeat protein 32 isoform X1, with protein MDGQQGQPSQASLALAQAHFNKGEYAEAETLYSAYIRQCACAGSERAAPVSKCSPEDLATAYNNRGQIKYLRVDFYEAMDDYTSAIRVQPTFEVPYYNRGLILYRLGYFDDALEDFKKVLDLNPGFQDATLSLKQTILDKEEKQRRINEKNY; from the exons ATGGATGGGCAGCAAGGGCAACCAAGCCAAGCATCGCTCGCACTCGCCCAAGCTCACTTCAACAAGGGCGAATACGCGGAAGCCGAGACGCTGTACTCCGCTTACATTCGCCAGTGCGCCTGTGCAGGCTCCGAGCGAGCGGCGCCCGTGAG CAAATGCAGCCCCGAGGATTTGGCTACTGCGTATAACAACAGGGGGCAAATCAAGTACTTGAGGGTTGATTTTTATGAAGCCATGGATGACTACACATCTGCCATACGAGTCCAGCCCACGTTCGAAGTTCCGTATTACAACAGAGGGTTGATATTGTATAGGCTGG GATACTTTGATGATGCTTTGGAAGATTTCAAGAAGGTATTAGACTTAAATCCTGGATTCCAAGATGCTACTTTGAGCTTAAAACAGACTATtctagacaaagaagaaaaacaaagaagaattaatgaaaaaaattattga